The following proteins come from a genomic window of Gimesia chilikensis:
- a CDS encoding SGNH/GDSL hydrolase family protein: MIRSRLRWLKHLTLALLTLVLLAVGSEVALRIEEYRQQESVSSYDADGFLIPSDVSYHRIRPLQQVTRKHPDTEEVVQFSINSMGLRGKEYAIPKPTGVYRILCLGGETVLAPEMADEDTFCVRLEQLLQKQTQLKVEVINAGVPDACPLMSYLHLRHSLSGLQPDLILFNFDMSDVANDHALRRFTQIGDTGVPLCAMHPLFEEMNAPEKLESHFLVYRYLLRWLGDYWVQNQPAGLDRDIDTPQGTFLWLEDHPPDWSVYVRQTLEPIQNIQQISQGTYSRFILATYPKPWQVSESAMSGKNARAAVGVRDGVKYGSRFPFELLETYSKQLNVPYCDTSPVFQAIQNPDRYFLENVPQFSREGHALYARELALYILKEIPGIWSDPVPSPSEQAPQQALAPLR, encoded by the coding sequence ATGATTCGTTCACGCCTGCGCTGGCTCAAGCATTTAACGCTGGCACTGCTGACTCTCGTCCTCCTTGCGGTCGGGAGTGAGGTCGCGTTACGTATCGAGGAATACCGGCAGCAGGAGAGTGTCAGCAGTTATGACGCCGACGGTTTTCTGATTCCCTCAGATGTCAGCTATCACCGCATCCGTCCCCTGCAGCAGGTCACGCGGAAGCATCCGGATACCGAAGAGGTCGTCCAGTTTTCGATCAACAGCATGGGATTGCGGGGCAAAGAATATGCGATTCCCAAGCCGACAGGCGTGTACCGGATCCTCTGTCTTGGTGGAGAGACCGTCCTGGCCCCTGAAATGGCAGACGAGGATACGTTCTGCGTCAGGCTGGAACAACTGCTGCAGAAACAGACTCAGCTCAAGGTGGAAGTGATCAATGCAGGCGTGCCTGATGCCTGTCCGCTGATGTCTTATCTGCACCTGCGGCATTCGCTGTCAGGGCTGCAGCCGGATCTGATCCTGTTTAATTTTGATATGTCCGATGTTGCCAACGATCACGCATTACGCCGCTTCACGCAGATCGGTGACACGGGTGTGCCGCTCTGTGCGATGCATCCGCTGTTTGAAGAGATGAATGCTCCCGAGAAGCTGGAAAGCCATTTCCTGGTCTACCGGTATCTGCTGAGATGGTTAGGAGATTACTGGGTTCAGAACCAGCCTGCGGGACTGGATCGTGATATTGATACTCCCCAGGGGACTTTTCTCTGGCTGGAAGATCATCCGCCCGACTGGTCCGTGTATGTGCGTCAGACGCTGGAGCCGATACAGAATATTCAGCAGATCTCACAGGGAACCTACTCTCGGTTCATTCTGGCGACTTATCCCAAGCCCTGGCAGGTTTCCGAGTCTGCGATGAGTGGAAAAAACGCGCGGGCCGCGGTGGGAGTCCGTGACGGGGTGAAGTACGGCAGCCGGTTTCCCTTTGAACTGCTGGAGACGTACTCCAAGCAGTTGAATGTGCCCTATTGTGATACTTCGCCTGTATTTCAGGCGATTCAGAACCCGGATCGTTATTTTCTGGAGAACGTACCCCAGTTTTCGCGTGAGGGGCATGCGTTGTATGCCCGCGAGCTGGCACTTTATATTTTAAAGGAGATCCCCGGCATCTGGTCTGATCCGGTTCCTTCGCCTTCTGAGCAGGCGCCACAACAGGCGCTGGCTCCGCTGCGCTGA
- a CDS encoding parallel beta-helix domain-containing protein yields the protein MNMLSRPGTRVHSVLLLCLWTGLVCLTTVSFTHAAAPRELKPATYTFSPGPEFQFEFQERLIEAVPGDILELKAGTYHLHSGLNLVTDNVTIRGAGQDKTILSFKNQRDGSFGLLASGDNLVLENFAVEDTSHNAIKVLGAENVTFRGVRTEWTDGPKTTNGAYGLYPVQCRNVLIENCIAIGAADAGIYVGQSTDVVVRGSRAEANVAGIEIENTINADVYDNVVTNNTGGLLVFDLPGLPQKNGRHVRVFRNHIFKNNLANFAPKGNMVASVPAGSGVLIMATDEVEVFENRIEDNRSFSVSVVSFLIYGKKLKDPHYDPFPEQVYIYDNTIKGGGTDPDGELGLLLKSIVGTPLPAIVYDGVTAPSQQKGEQATKTRSLTLANNGDVGFLNIDFSNLTPANIATGKYRPSGDLAPFEGTQESLQPVKLKPHGAPNLSQNTTLNVYYDAPRKLSELKLFKGNGADQQPAAGVIPYDLITTLFTDYTSKHRFIRLPPGKQISYQQAGVLEFPVGTMLIKTFAYPKDMRDSQAGERLLETRVEFLEPTGWYGYSYIWNEAQTDAELSLGGGEVEVDWIHADGQPRSTRHLVPNANQCLSCHSHHDKYVPIGPTAANLNRMFDYAHGAENQLAYLKRNDLIKDCPEPDAIERLPAFADAHSGNVNERVRAYLSVNCGHCHSPGGNARTTGLDLRYLQQDPAKIGVWKTPVAAGRGSGGRSYDIVPGAPEKSILMHRLQSNDLAARMPNIGNRIVHQEAVELIRQWISEMEATNDEAAQ from the coding sequence ATGAATATGCTTTCTCGCCCGGGAACTCGAGTTCACTCCGTTTTGTTGTTGTGTCTGTGGACCGGTCTGGTCTGCCTGACCACTGTCTCTTTCACACATGCGGCCGCGCCGAGAGAGCTGAAGCCGGCCACATACACTTTCAGTCCGGGGCCTGAGTTTCAGTTTGAATTCCAGGAACGCCTGATCGAAGCGGTGCCGGGAGATATCCTGGAGCTGAAAGCGGGGACCTACCATCTGCATTCGGGGCTGAACCTGGTGACGGATAATGTCACGATCCGGGGGGCGGGCCAGGATAAGACGATTCTCTCATTCAAAAACCAGCGGGACGGGAGTTTTGGTCTGCTGGCCAGTGGCGATAACCTGGTGCTGGAAAATTTTGCCGTCGAAGATACGAGCCATAATGCGATCAAAGTCCTGGGGGCGGAGAACGTGACCTTTCGCGGGGTGCGTACCGAGTGGACCGACGGACCGAAAACAACCAATGGTGCGTATGGCCTCTACCCGGTTCAGTGCAGGAACGTGTTAATTGAGAACTGCATCGCGATTGGAGCCGCGGATGCGGGGATCTATGTGGGGCAGTCGACCGATGTGGTCGTACGCGGTTCCCGCGCGGAAGCGAATGTGGCGGGGATTGAGATCGAGAATACGATTAACGCCGACGTATATGACAATGTAGTCACGAACAATACCGGTGGCCTGCTGGTGTTCGATCTACCGGGACTGCCTCAGAAGAACGGACGTCATGTGCGGGTGTTTCGGAATCATATTTTCAAGAATAATCTGGCCAACTTCGCCCCGAAAGGGAACATGGTGGCTTCCGTGCCCGCGGGGTCGGGGGTGCTCATCATGGCGACCGACGAGGTCGAAGTGTTTGAGAATCGCATTGAAGACAATCGCTCCTTCAGTGTGTCGGTCGTCAGTTTTCTGATCTATGGCAAGAAGCTGAAAGATCCGCATTACGATCCGTTTCCGGAGCAGGTTTATATTTACGACAACACGATTAAAGGGGGAGGCACCGATCCGGACGGCGAACTGGGACTGCTGCTGAAATCGATCGTGGGGACGCCACTGCCCGCGATTGTCTATGACGGCGTGACAGCTCCCTCTCAACAGAAGGGGGAGCAGGCAACGAAAACAAGAAGCCTGACACTGGCTAACAACGGGGATGTTGGATTTCTGAATATCGATTTCAGTAATCTGACGCCTGCGAATATTGCGACAGGCAAATACCGTCCGAGTGGGGATCTGGCACCGTTTGAAGGCACGCAAGAGTCATTGCAGCCTGTCAAACTCAAGCCACATGGGGCTCCCAATCTTTCGCAGAACACCACCTTGAACGTGTATTATGATGCACCCCGTAAGCTCTCGGAGTTAAAACTGTTTAAAGGCAATGGAGCTGATCAACAGCCGGCTGCTGGTGTGATTCCTTATGACTTAATCACGACTTTGTTTACTGATTATACTTCCAAACACCGGTTTATTCGACTCCCGCCGGGGAAGCAGATCAGTTATCAGCAGGCGGGGGTACTTGAGTTTCCAGTGGGCACGATGCTGATCAAGACGTTTGCCTATCCCAAAGACATGCGTGATTCGCAGGCGGGAGAACGACTGCTGGAAACGAGAGTCGAGTTTCTGGAGCCGACGGGCTGGTATGGTTACTCCTATATCTGGAATGAGGCACAGACGGATGCCGAGTTAAGTCTGGGAGGGGGCGAGGTCGAAGTTGACTGGATTCATGCAGACGGCCAGCCCCGTTCGACGCGGCATCTGGTGCCGAATGCGAATCAGTGTCTGAGTTGTCACAGTCACCACGATAAGTACGTCCCCATCGGACCGACGGCTGCGAATCTGAACCGGATGTTCGACTATGCCCACGGGGCAGAGAATCAGCTGGCCTACCTGAAACGGAATGATCTGATCAAGGATTGCCCGGAGCCCGATGCGATTGAGCGGTTGCCGGCTTTTGCAGATGCCCACTCGGGTAATGTCAACGAGCGGGTGCGGGCGTATCTCTCAGTGAATTGCGGACACTGTCACAGTCCCGGTGGAAATGCACGGACCACGGGGCTCGATCTGCGATACCTGCAACAGGATCCTGCGAAGATCGGTGTCTGGAAAACACCTGTGGCGGCAGGACGGGGTTCCGGTGGACGGAGCTACGACATCGTTCCCGGTGCGCCGGAGAAATCGATTCTGATGCATCGTCTGCAGTCAAACGATCTGGCCGCACGCATGCCCAACATTGGAAACCGGATTGTGCATCAGGAAGCGGTTGAGCTGATTCGGCAGTGGATCAGTGAAATGGAAGCGACAAACGACGAAGCTGCGCAGTAG
- a CDS encoding diguanylate cyclase domain-containing protein yields the protein MTAIPLASLFSLSSDILICFGVGLLIAVSLGFVAGYLLGKGSTDRDFRRAKKHLQNCYQHVQKSLETAYAACALLEKYPGPILTREQSAELNQKRSRLLDLVGRLVERKTPDPAAESASPKTDKKKLQDFPAMQWALQPEQTHIKLPDASAFEANLEMMLLAGTEAEQNSGLLLVQMNQHEQLKDRFGLMAPAKFMKTLSRLVLHKIRDEDVICVWKSDTLAILFPGLTVSEGQACSELIRDAIRHHHFRLETSSPEVVVTASLAYITCVPGDSAELALERGAHALTQSQKQGRNQLIIQDSHSYEHKRAM from the coding sequence ATGACCGCGATCCCTTTAGCCAGCCTGTTCTCTCTGTCGTCAGATATCCTGATTTGCTTCGGCGTCGGTCTATTGATTGCCGTCAGTCTGGGCTTCGTCGCCGGCTATCTACTGGGCAAAGGGAGCACCGATCGCGACTTCCGCCGTGCGAAAAAACATCTTCAGAACTGCTACCAGCACGTACAAAAATCTTTGGAAACCGCCTACGCAGCCTGTGCCCTGCTTGAGAAATATCCAGGTCCCATCCTGACTCGCGAACAGTCTGCCGAACTCAATCAGAAACGTTCCAGACTGCTCGACCTGGTCGGTCGCCTCGTCGAACGCAAAACACCCGATCCGGCAGCAGAATCAGCGTCTCCCAAAACAGACAAGAAAAAACTGCAGGATTTTCCTGCGATGCAATGGGCACTCCAGCCCGAACAGACTCACATCAAGCTCCCGGACGCGTCTGCCTTTGAAGCGAACCTGGAAATGATGCTGCTCGCAGGAACGGAAGCCGAACAAAACAGCGGCCTGCTGCTGGTACAGATGAATCAACACGAACAGCTCAAAGACCGCTTCGGCCTGATGGCGCCTGCCAAGTTCATGAAGACACTCTCTCGTCTGGTCCTGCATAAAATCCGGGACGAGGATGTGATCTGTGTCTGGAAATCAGATACCCTGGCGATCCTCTTTCCGGGACTGACAGTCTCAGAAGGACAGGCCTGTTCCGAACTCATCCGCGATGCCATTCGCCATCACCACTTCCGCCTGGAAACCAGCAGCCCGGAAGTCGTGGTCACTGCCAGCCTGGCTTACATTACCTGCGTACCCGGCGATTCAGCGGAACTGGCCCTCGAACGGGGCGCCCATGCTCTGACTCAATCTCAGAAACAGGGGCGCAACCAGCTGATCATTCAGGACAGTCACTCGTACGAACACAAGCGGGCCATGTGA
- a CDS encoding aldehyde dehydrogenase family protein, producing the protein MIQQQPHVSDEAAPAVAQALQDLTTDDSPRSLPLEERIRLTRECLSCLSTVAQEWVELSCQAKRIPAGSPVRAEEVLAGPVSVARYLQVLLLSFESIARTGAPPLPGTPVESSTGLTRVPVFPASGIYDSLVFYGLKAEAWLNRSGGKNGLFDLSVLENHTLPLTLVLGAGNVSAIPATDVLTKILQDGERVLLKMNPVNEYLQPVFEQAFQPLIAAGLLRIVCGDSSIGASLVEQPVFERIHITGSTQTHDAIVWGATADERSTRKEENQPRLQVPISSELGNVSPWIVVPGEYSEKQLRFQAENVVASIVNNASFNCLATKLIVTAVHWKQRDRFLSLVEERLSQIPLRYAYYPGAADRWARFAGELPPDEDYLPWKLMRDADPRESPHLFQEESFVCVCAETALEGDSAVEFLERAVTFVNEDVWGTLCATITVPDRFRKQQADQLEQAIARLNYGAVAINHWPALNYAFMTTPWGGAPEADLRDVASGIGNVHNTYFLAGVEKTVLFGPLTLIPHPVWFASHPHPEAVGWRLFDLYTRPSLGGLMKVGLSVVKP; encoded by the coding sequence ATGATTCAGCAACAACCACACGTCTCTGACGAAGCAGCGCCCGCGGTTGCGCAGGCGCTGCAGGATCTGACGACAGACGATTCCCCACGCTCGCTCCCGCTGGAGGAGCGGATACGTTTGACGCGTGAATGCCTCTCCTGCCTGTCAACGGTAGCACAGGAGTGGGTGGAACTGTCCTGTCAGGCCAAACGGATTCCTGCGGGGAGCCCGGTTCGTGCAGAGGAAGTGCTGGCGGGACCGGTTTCAGTAGCCCGCTACCTGCAGGTCCTGCTCTTGAGTTTCGAGTCCATCGCACGCACGGGAGCACCACCACTGCCGGGAACGCCGGTAGAGTCGTCGACGGGGCTGACTCGTGTCCCGGTGTTTCCAGCATCCGGCATTTATGATTCACTGGTCTTTTACGGATTGAAAGCAGAAGCCTGGTTAAATCGTTCTGGCGGTAAAAATGGGCTGTTCGATCTGTCTGTTTTGGAGAATCATACTCTGCCTTTAACTCTGGTGCTGGGGGCGGGTAATGTTTCCGCGATTCCTGCGACGGATGTGTTGACGAAGATCCTGCAGGATGGAGAACGGGTTCTGTTGAAAATGAATCCGGTCAATGAGTATTTACAGCCAGTGTTTGAGCAGGCCTTTCAGCCGTTGATCGCTGCGGGCCTCTTGCGGATTGTCTGTGGTGACAGCAGCATCGGCGCGTCACTGGTCGAGCAGCCGGTGTTCGAGCGAATTCATATTACCGGCTCAACGCAGACACATGATGCGATCGTCTGGGGCGCGACTGCTGACGAACGCAGTACGCGGAAGGAAGAGAATCAGCCGCGTCTCCAGGTGCCGATCAGCAGTGAACTGGGAAATGTCTCACCGTGGATTGTGGTTCCCGGCGAGTATTCTGAAAAGCAACTGCGGTTCCAGGCGGAAAACGTGGTTGCCTCGATTGTGAATAATGCTTCGTTCAACTGCCTGGCCACCAAGCTGATCGTCACCGCGGTTCACTGGAAACAACGCGACCGTTTTCTATCACTAGTTGAAGAACGACTGTCGCAGATACCGCTCCGCTATGCATATTATCCGGGAGCGGCAGACCGCTGGGCTCGCTTTGCCGGTGAGTTGCCTCCCGATGAAGATTATCTGCCCTGGAAACTGATGCGGGATGCGGATCCCCGTGAATCGCCTCACCTGTTTCAGGAAGAGTCGTTTGTCTGCGTCTGTGCGGAGACGGCTCTCGAGGGGGATTCGGCGGTTGAGTTTCTGGAACGCGCTGTCACGTTTGTGAATGAGGATGTCTGGGGGACGCTCTGTGCCACGATTACGGTACCGGATCGGTTTCGCAAACAGCAGGCAGATCAACTGGAGCAGGCAATTGCCCGGTTGAATTACGGCGCGGTTGCGATCAACCACTGGCCGGCATTGAATTATGCATTTATGACAACACCCTGGGGTGGGGCTCCTGAGGCCGATCTGCGGGATGTCGCCAGCGGGATCGGAAATGTGCACAATACCTACTTCCTGGCCGGTGTGGAGAAAACGGTTCTGTTCGGGCCGCTGACTTTGATTCCGCATCCGGTCTGGTTTGCTTCGCATCCCCATCCGGAAGCGGTGGGCTGGCGATTGTTTGATTTATATACCCGACCTTCGCTGGGTGGTTTGATGAAGGTCGGGCTCTCTGTGGTGAAGCCTTAG
- the dxs gene encoding 1-deoxy-D-xylulose-5-phosphate synthase: protein MKIEILPRIKSPVDLRTLSGSELETLADEIREVLCTVVEDRSAHFASNLGVVELCIALHLAYDFRKDRLIWDTGHQIYPHKLITGRYEEISSIRRKGGLMGYPNPEESDYDLFMTGHAGASVSTVMGLKAGDDLAGEPGRKSVAVIGDGALPSGVVFEAMNNAAGLNQDVLVILNDNKMGICPRVGGLAKYLDKARVAPFYNGLKRDVSWLLNKLPVVGESMESTLGSFKEAVKGFLHGGMLFEEMGFRYIGPVDGHDIESLSGYLQMIKNIKGPVLLHVLTEKGHGFEPATNDPVSFHAPAPFQRNEDNEIVPIEKPGAAKSKAYTDVVSNSILQAMTDNERVVVLTAAMCAGNKLGKIRDAFPDRFFDTGICEAHAVAFAGGMAKAGLRPIVDIYSTFLQRSFDHIFQEVALQNLPVTFCLDRAGIAGEDGPTHHGAFDNTYMRCFPNIVLMSPGDAQDVERMLEFSLTFDGPTAIRYPKAAADAVERQVAPVELGKSEVYVWGKDGMLVAFGSLFTDCVRAAEQLREEGLDVGVINARFAKPLDTEVIHQALQESGFVITVEEGTLCGGFGSAVLESANEAGINTQHLRRLGIPDRFIEHGHRGELLADLGLDVAGISAAAREMAQQSRLLINE from the coding sequence ATGAAAATCGAAATTCTTCCCCGGATCAAATCCCCCGTGGATTTGAGAACGCTTTCCGGGTCTGAACTCGAAACACTGGCAGACGAAATACGTGAAGTTTTGTGTACCGTGGTGGAAGACCGGTCGGCTCACTTTGCCAGTAACCTGGGAGTTGTCGAACTCTGTATTGCCCTGCACCTCGCGTACGATTTCCGCAAGGATCGTCTCATCTGGGATACCGGGCATCAGATCTACCCACACAAACTGATCACCGGCCGCTACGAAGAGATCTCCAGTATCCGCCGCAAAGGGGGCCTGATGGGCTACCCCAACCCGGAAGAGAGTGACTACGACCTCTTCATGACCGGGCATGCCGGCGCCAGTGTCTCGACCGTCATGGGCCTCAAAGCGGGCGACGATCTCGCCGGCGAACCGGGACGCAAATCGGTGGCCGTCATCGGTGACGGCGCACTCCCTTCGGGCGTGGTCTTCGAAGCGATGAACAACGCCGCCGGCCTCAACCAGGATGTCCTCGTCATCCTGAACGACAATAAAATGGGAATCTGCCCCCGTGTCGGCGGACTTGCAAAGTACCTGGATAAAGCACGTGTCGCCCCCTTCTATAACGGACTCAAACGCGATGTCTCCTGGCTGCTGAATAAGCTGCCCGTCGTCGGCGAGTCGATGGAAAGCACACTGGGCAGCTTCAAAGAAGCCGTCAAAGGCTTCCTGCATGGCGGCATGCTCTTCGAGGAAATGGGCTTCCGCTACATCGGCCCGGTAGACGGACACGATATTGAATCACTGTCCGGTTATCTGCAGATGATCAAGAACATCAAAGGCCCGGTTCTGCTGCACGTACTGACGGAAAAAGGGCATGGCTTTGAGCCGGCCACCAACGATCCGGTCTCTTTCCACGCACCGGCTCCGTTTCAGCGGAACGAAGACAACGAAATCGTTCCTATCGAAAAGCCGGGGGCCGCTAAATCCAAGGCTTATACCGACGTCGTCAGCAATTCGATCCTCCAGGCCATGACCGACAACGAACGCGTTGTTGTGCTCACCGCAGCCATGTGTGCCGGTAATAAACTGGGCAAAATTCGTGACGCCTTCCCCGATCGCTTCTTCGATACCGGCATTTGTGAAGCTCACGCGGTCGCATTCGCCGGCGGGATGGCCAAAGCCGGTCTGCGACCGATCGTCGATATCTACAGCACCTTCCTGCAGCGGAGCTTCGACCACATCTTCCAGGAAGTGGCCCTGCAGAATCTGCCCGTCACCTTCTGTCTGGACCGCGCCGGGATTGCCGGCGAAGATGGTCCAACCCACCATGGTGCCTTTGATAATACTTACATGCGGTGCTTCCCCAACATTGTGCTGATGTCCCCCGGCGATGCCCAGGACGTCGAACGCATGCTGGAATTCTCGCTGACCTTCGATGGCCCGACAGCCATTCGCTATCCCAAAGCAGCCGCCGATGCGGTTGAACGTCAGGTTGCCCCTGTCGAACTGGGCAAGTCCGAAGTCTATGTCTGGGGCAAAGATGGCATGCTCGTCGCCTTCGGATCCCTGTTTACCGACTGTGTCCGAGCCGCTGAGCAGTTGCGGGAAGAGGGGCTCGATGTCGGCGTGATCAACGCCCGCTTCGCCAAACCCCTGGATACCGAGGTCATCCATCAGGCCCTGCAGGAATCGGGCTTTGTGATTACCGTTGAAGAAGGTACACTCTGTGGCGGTTTTGGATCCGCTGTGCTGGAATCGGCTAACGAAGCCGGCATCAACACGCAGCACCTCAGACGTCTGGGTATTCCCGATCGATTTATCGAACACGGTCATCGTGGGGAACTCCTGGCCGATTTGGGACTGGATGTGGCAGGTATTTCTGCCGCAGCGCGTGAGATGGCTCAGCAGTCCAGATTATTGATCAACGAGTAA
- a CDS encoding polyprenyl synthetase family protein has translation MSQPPSFKAMWSSLQEQVNQRLDAALDSSTDCPPILKEAMSYSLSAGGKRLRPILVLLSCEACGGDPQSALPAACAIEMVHTYSLIHDDLPAMDDDALRRGMPTSHIKFGEANAILAGDALLTRAFELLASEIEVKSIAADCCVDLANAAGAVGMVGGQVADLESEHLTEATLEQLEAIHRRKTGRLICSALTMGARIGGADPEILRNLERYGTCIGLAFQITDDLLDLTGDEEKMGKGVRKDADHGKLTYPSLIGVEDSRQRAQNLVEEACLSIAPLGSHGQRLEELAHFILERDH, from the coding sequence ATGAGTCAGCCCCCGTCCTTCAAAGCCATGTGGAGCAGTCTGCAGGAACAGGTCAACCAGCGTCTGGACGCGGCCCTGGATTCCTCAACCGACTGCCCACCCATTCTCAAAGAGGCAATGTCTTACAGCCTCTCTGCCGGGGGAAAACGGCTCCGTCCCATCCTCGTACTGCTCAGCTGTGAAGCCTGTGGCGGAGACCCGCAATCCGCCCTCCCCGCTGCTTGCGCGATCGAAATGGTGCACACCTATTCGCTGATCCATGACGACCTCCCCGCTATGGATGATGATGCCCTCCGTCGGGGCATGCCCACCAGTCACATTAAGTTCGGGGAAGCCAACGCAATTCTCGCCGGCGATGCCCTGCTCACGCGGGCGTTTGAACTGCTGGCCAGCGAAATCGAAGTAAAATCAATTGCAGCAGACTGTTGTGTCGACCTGGCCAACGCCGCTGGAGCCGTCGGCATGGTCGGTGGACAGGTCGCGGATCTCGAGTCCGAACACCTGACAGAAGCCACACTCGAGCAGCTGGAAGCCATCCACCGTCGCAAAACCGGTCGACTGATCTGCAGTGCCCTCACCATGGGGGCCCGCATCGGAGGCGCCGACCCCGAAATACTGCGAAACCTGGAGAGATACGGAACCTGCATAGGATTGGCATTCCAAATAACTGACGACCTGCTTGATTTAACAGGTGATGAAGAAAAAATGGGAAAAGGCGTGCGAAAAGACGCCGATCACGGTAAATTAACTTACCCCTCGCTGATTGGCGTTGAAGATAGTCGCCAACGCGCCCAAAATTTAGTTGAGGAAGCGTGCCTCTCGATCGCCCCACTTGGGAGCCACGGCCAAAGATTGGAAGAACTGGCCCACTTTATATTAGAACGAGATCACTGA
- a CDS encoding M20/M25/M40 family metallo-hydrolase, whose translation MSQPKNTTPKVNDKRALQLVTELMAIPGKSGEEGQIAAEIQRRLIAAGLPEKQITFDTAHKKSSIGGECGNMIVKLPGTVKGPRRLLMAHMDTVPLCVGAEPVKKGKLIHSKSPLTALGADDRGGCSVILNALITILEQDLPHPPLTFVWMVQEEIGLVGVRHLTTSKLGKPAMCFNWDGKLADMVCIGATGDSGMLIHINGLASHAGAHPELGVSAAVIAGRAIDDLATNGWHGLVVKGKDSGSSNIGVLSGGAATNVVMPELTIKAEARSHNPRFRERILKEFKKAFEKAAKSTKNSAGQKGRVSFESYLKYDSFRLSKDEPAVQTASQAIRKRGGTPDLTIGNGGLDANWMTAHGFPTVTLGCGQQDIHTTSETLMIDEYLKACQIGLDLATAAESDT comes from the coding sequence ATGAGCCAACCCAAAAACACTACACCTAAAGTCAATGACAAGAGGGCATTACAACTTGTCACCGAGCTGATGGCCATCCCCGGAAAAAGTGGAGAGGAAGGCCAGATCGCCGCCGAAATCCAGCGCAGACTCATCGCCGCCGGTCTCCCCGAGAAACAGATCACCTTCGACACCGCCCATAAGAAGAGCAGCATTGGTGGTGAATGTGGGAACATGATCGTCAAACTGCCCGGTACGGTGAAAGGACCGCGGCGGCTCCTGATGGCCCACATGGACACAGTCCCTCTCTGTGTCGGAGCGGAACCGGTCAAAAAAGGGAAGCTGATCCATTCAAAGAGCCCGCTCACTGCTCTGGGAGCTGACGACCGCGGGGGCTGCAGTGTGATTCTCAATGCCCTGATCACCATCCTCGAACAGGATCTGCCCCACCCTCCTCTCACCTTCGTCTGGATGGTGCAGGAAGAGATTGGCCTGGTCGGCGTGCGGCATTTGACCACCAGCAAGCTGGGCAAACCAGCCATGTGCTTCAACTGGGACGGCAAACTGGCCGACATGGTCTGCATCGGTGCCACCGGTGATTCAGGCATGCTGATTCACATCAATGGACTCGCCAGCCACGCGGGTGCCCACCCCGAACTCGGCGTCAGTGCCGCCGTCATCGCGGGCAGAGCCATTGACGATCTCGCTACCAACGGCTGGCACGGACTGGTTGTCAAAGGCAAAGACTCAGGCTCCAGCAATATCGGCGTCCTGTCCGGCGGAGCAGCCACCAACGTCGTCATGCCGGAACTTACGATTAAAGCAGAAGCCCGCAGCCATAACCCCCGCTTCCGCGAACGCATCCTCAAGGAATTCAAAAAAGCCTTTGAAAAAGCAGCCAAATCCACGAAAAACAGTGCCGGACAAAAAGGCCGTGTTTCGTTTGAGTCCTACTTAAAATACGACTCCTTCCGACTCTCCAAGGATGAACCCGCCGTCCAGACCGCCAGCCAGGCGATCCGGAAACGGGGCGGGACTCCCGACCTCACCATTGGAAATGGCGGACTGGATGCCAACTGGATGACCGCCCACGGATTCCCCACCGTCACCCTCGGTTGTGGCCAGCAGGATATTCATACCACCAGCGAGACGCTGATGATCGATGAATATCTCAAAGCCTGCCAGATCGGCCTGGATCTCGCGACAGCAGCCGAATCAGATACATAA